The Rhododendron vialii isolate Sample 1 chromosome 5a, ASM3025357v1 genome contains a region encoding:
- the LOC131325220 gene encoding heavy metal-associated isoprenylated plant protein 26-like, producing MGALDHLSNLFDCSGASSSQHYKRRRQLQTVEIKCKIDCEGCERKVRRAVEGMKGVQSVDIQPKQHKVTVVGYVDPEKVVNHVARRTGKRAEIWPYVPYDVVEHPYAQGVYDRKAPAGYVRYSEDPRVNQLARASSTEVRYTTAFSDENPGACAVM from the exons ATGGGTGCTCTGGATCATCTCTCTAACTTGTTCGATTGCTCCGGCGCTTCCAGCTCCCAGCATTACAAAAGACGCAGGCAATTGCAG ACGGTGGAGATAAAATGCAAGATAGACTGCGAGGGATGCGAGCGGAAGGTGAGGAGAGCCGTGGAAGGAATGAAAGGCGTACAATCCGTCGACATCCAGCCCAAGCAGCACAAGGTGACGGTGGTCGGGTACGTGGACCCCGAGAAGGTCGTGAACCACGTGGCTCGCCGGACTGGTAAGAGGGCGGAGATATGGCCCTACGTTCCTTACGACGTGGTCGAGCACCCCTACGCGCAGGGCGTGTACGACCGGAAGGCCCCGGCCGGGTACGTGCGGTATTCCGAGGACCCGCGGGTGAATCAGCTGGCGCGCGCGAGTTCCACCGAGGTGCGGTACACCACCGCTTTCAGCGATGAGAACCCCGGCGCGTGCGCTGTCATGTAA